CCGCCTCGCCATGCAGAACTGGCGCATCAGCACGCGCCTGGTGTCGCTGCTGACCCTGCCGGTCGTCGCCGCCACCACGCTCGGTGGCTTCCGCATCAACGACTCGATGAACGACATCGCGCAGCTGGAGCACATGCAGCTGCTGACGACGATGACCCGGCAGGCCACCAACCTGGCCGCCATGCTCCAGGAGGAGCGGGACATCTCGGCGGGTCCGCTCTCGCTCTCGAAGGGCGTCAGCAACAGCACCGTCGACGGTGCGCGCGCGACGACCAACACCGCGGCCGAGGCCTTCGCCGCCGCGACCGACAAGGTCGACAACGTCGAGAACTCCGACGAGACCCTCAAGTCGATCCGCAACAACGTGCTCCAGATCGGCCGTCAGCTCTCCGGCCTGGAGGACATCCGCAAGAAGGCCTACGTCAACGGGGCCCAGCAGACCGTCACCGAGTACAACGCACTGATCGTCTCCCTCCTCTCGCTCTCCCAGGACATGGCCCAGGCCACGTCCAGCCCCGAGATGATCAAGCGCACGCGCGCCCTGGCGGCCTTCTCGTCCGCCAAGGAGTACGCCTCCATCCAGCGCGCGATCATCGCCGCCTCGCTCCCCGACAGCTCGGAGACGCAGGGCAACCTGAAGGAGAACGACCGGCTGTACGGCCAGTCGGCGCTCAAGGGCGAGCAGCAGGCGAAGAAGACCTTCGAGCTCGTCTACCAGGGCCAGCCCGAAGAGCTCCTCGCCTCACTCGGCGACGGCAACACCGAGATCGGCAGCGCCGACCACTACGCGCGCCGCGTGCTGAGCACCGAGGGCCAGTTCCGCAACGAGAAGAACCGGTCCTGGATGGACTGGTACGACGCCGACGGCACCAAGCTCCAGGCCATGAAGGTCATCGAGCTGACACTGCTGGAGGACATGGAGCAGAAGGCCCGCGAGCTCAAGAACGAGTCCCAGCAGGACGCCATCCTCAACGGTGCGCTGATCCTCCTCGTCCTCGGCGTCTCCCTCGTCGGGGCCTTCGTCATGGCCCGGTCGATGATCCGCTCGCTGCGCCGCCTGCAGGACACCGCCACGCGCGTCGCCCAGGACCGCCTCCCCGAGCTCGTCAAGCAGCTCTCCGAGTCCGACCCGCAGGACGTCGACACGTCCGTGGAGTCGGTGGGCCTGCACACCCGCGACGAGATCGGCCAGGTGGCCGCGGCCTTCGACGACGTGCACCGCGAGGCCGTCCGCCTCGCCGCCGAGCAGGCCCTCCTGCGGGGCAACGTCAACGCGATGTTCACCAACCTCTCGCGCCGCTCCCAGGGTCTGATCCAGCGCCAGCTCTCGCTCATCTCCGAGCTGGAGTCGCGCGAGGCCGACCCCGACCAGCTCTCCTCGCTCTTCAAGCTCGACCACCTCGCGACCCGCATGCGCCGCAACGGCGAGAACCTCCTGGTCCTCGCGGGCGAGGAGCCCGGCCGCCGGTGGACCCGCCCGGTCCCGCTCGTCGACGTGCTCCGTGCCGCCGCGTCCGAGGTGGAGCAGTACGAGCGCATCGAGCTCGCGTCGGTGCCCGGCACCGACGTCGCCGGCCGCGTCGTCAACGACCTCGTGCACCTGCTGGCCGAGCTGCTGGAGAACGCCACCTCGTTCTCCTCCCCGCAGACCAAGGTCAAGGTCACCGGTCACGCGCTGCCCGACGGCCGCGTGCTCGTCGAGATCCACGACACCGGCATCGGACTCTCCCCCGAAGACCTCGCCGCGATCAACGAGCGGCTCGCCGCGCCGCCGACCGTGGACGTCTCGGTCTCCCGCCGCATGGGCCTGTTCGTGGTCGGCCGCCTGTCCCTGCGCCACGGCATCCGCATCCAGCTGCGCCCCTCCGACTCGGGCGGTACGACGGCCCTCGTCATGCTCCCGGTGGACGTCGCCCAGGGCGGCAAGAAGCCGGCCCCGATGCCCGGTCAGGGCGGGCCCGGCGGCGCCGGCCAGGTTCCCTCCGGTGCACCCCAGTCCTCCGTGGCCGGCGGCGGAGCACGTCCGCCCGTGGGCGCCGCGCCGCAGCGCGGCCAGGTCTCCGGGGCCGGCCAGCGCGCCGCCCTGCCGGGACGCGACGGTGCGGGCCAGCAGCGCCCGCAGGGTCCCGGCCAGGGCCAGGGCCAGGGTTCCGGCCAGGGCCAGCAGGGCGGCCGGCCGCAGTCCGGGCCGACCACCGCCGGGCAGGGCCAGGGCCTCTTCGGCGCCGGTGCCCCGCTGCCCACCCGCGGCCAGGCCGGTGCTCCGGCCGGCGGCTTCGGCGGCGGCGGCCTCTCCGGCGGCCCGCAGGCCCGGCCGGGGGCGGTCCCCCCGGGCGCCGCTCCCTCCGCCTTCCCGCAGGGCAACGGCTTCGAGCGGCCCCAGCAGCCGCAGCCCGCGCAGGCCCAGCCCGCGCAGCAGCCCCCGTCGCAGCAGCCCGCCGATCGGGCCGGGCGCGGTGGGCGGCCGCAGCTGCCGCCGCGCGGCGGCGCTCCCCGGCCGGAGCTCCCCGGCCCGCAGACCACCAGCTGGGGCGCCGACCAGGCGCGCGGCCACGACGAGGTGTCGGGCCCGGGTTCGACGGCGGAGTTCGCCCGTCCGGACTTCGACGCGCCGATGCCCCAGGGCGACGGCGCGGGCAGCGGCACGGGCCAGTTCGAGCGTCCGGACGTACGGGGTCCGGTGAACCCGTCCCCCACCGGCCAGTTCGAGCGCCCGCAGCTCGGCGCTCTCCCGGACCCGTCCGCCACGGGCCAGTTCGCCCGCCCGGGCTTCACGCCCCAGCGGCCGGGCGGCCCCGGGGTCG
Above is a window of Streptomyces subrutilus DNA encoding:
- a CDS encoding nitrate- and nitrite sensing domain-containing protein, with protein sequence MQGRFKRDGSAAAEQEPRGGTDRGSSPQHAQNRGPGAEGTGRDSSAGKAKGRGKPGKAKAAKAGAVGAATPVEQDAAIPKAPSGPGSRLAMQNWRISTRLVSLLTLPVVAATTLGGFRINDSMNDIAQLEHMQLLTTMTRQATNLAAMLQEERDISAGPLSLSKGVSNSTVDGARATTNTAAEAFAAATDKVDNVENSDETLKSIRNNVLQIGRQLSGLEDIRKKAYVNGAQQTVTEYNALIVSLLSLSQDMAQATSSPEMIKRTRALAAFSSAKEYASIQRAIIAASLPDSSETQGNLKENDRLYGQSALKGEQQAKKTFELVYQGQPEELLASLGDGNTEIGSADHYARRVLSTEGQFRNEKNRSWMDWYDADGTKLQAMKVIELTLLEDMEQKARELKNESQQDAILNGALILLVLGVSLVGAFVMARSMIRSLRRLQDTATRVAQDRLPELVKQLSESDPQDVDTSVESVGLHTRDEIGQVAAAFDDVHREAVRLAAEQALLRGNVNAMFTNLSRRSQGLIQRQLSLISELESREADPDQLSSLFKLDHLATRMRRNGENLLVLAGEEPGRRWTRPVPLVDVLRAAASEVEQYERIELASVPGTDVAGRVVNDLVHLLAELLENATSFSSPQTKVKVTGHALPDGRVLVEIHDTGIGLSPEDLAAINERLAAPPTVDVSVSRRMGLFVVGRLSLRHGIRIQLRPSDSGGTTALVMLPVDVAQGGKKPAPMPGQGGPGGAGQVPSGAPQSSVAGGGARPPVGAAPQRGQVSGAGQRAALPGRDGAGQQRPQGPGQGQGQGSGQGQQGGRPQSGPTTAGQGQGLFGAGAPLPTRGQAGAPAGGFGGGGLSGGPQARPGAVPPGAAPSAFPQGNGFERPQQPQPAQAQPAQQPPSQQPADRAGRGGRPQLPPRGGAPRPELPGPQTTSWGADQARGHDEVSGPGSTAEFARPDFDAPMPQGDGAGSGTGQFERPDVRGPVNPSPTGQFERPQLGALPDPSATGQFARPGFTPQRPGGPGVGGFGRRPEPPQEQQPYQQPQAPQPGGDFAPLAPQRPQTHGLPQGHRPEALPPAQGSGEGRSPIFDTLESNWFREEGQQPASGPAVPQQPQHSAPAAPAPQQHLPQRGQEHAAEPAAAVSGAVPTVSWRSSPNDELMRQAERVRQPAAGGITTSGLPRRVPRANLVAGTAQQQAEAQAGPQVSRAPDDVRGRLTNLRRGIQQGRQAGNSGPATGSYHIDPTYQQER